Proteins encoded in a region of the Vicia villosa cultivar HV-30 ecotype Madison, WI linkage group LG5, Vvil1.0, whole genome shotgun sequence genome:
- the LOC131606325 gene encoding uncharacterized protein LOC131606325 → MASIQEPKFPLRLLVDKEKNRVVVAESKSDLIDILFSFLTLPLGTIIRVISNNQHDHIHEIIDQPQDAFGCIHNLYKSVENFSDGVFWNNICKTMLLRPRNPCEAICKKLKLNLDDSESIRYFMCGRCNKKSELFLSTFVGASCCSCGKLMDKEMKLHGDFGEEGLGDGVFVKKGSLYLIFDDLKVLQNSPGNSFQELLKLGYKNLNKFKQISLNVGLKEILDLLKQSLISNSPLTDIFLANKECKKMYTFSPKQGPKVEKWTNIKLKLMVRKSKKKILYAEAEGDFIDFLLSFLTTPIGSILEQLNGDFSLGSMQNLHKSVKEFNPSWLIRPLGNPLPNPKVAPQFGCEKQPLVNIYEEKTPSYWYGKGVVKNHICYSNVNGVISKKKSGVKNPQAMKLFDPRSSYGGIESGLGFVKRPSLFVVWDDLQVTPLANSSSISFLHKMNVSLDDLEEHEVSIGETEALNLLGASLTSSKEALTEGLFHILKRPKEEDRD, encoded by the exons ATGGCTTCCATTCAAGAACCAAAATTCCCTTTGAGACTTTTGGTTGACAAAGAAAAAAACCGTGTAGTTGTAGCAGAATCAAAAAGTGATCTAATAGACATTTTGTTTAGTTTTCTTACACTTCCATTAGGAACTATCATTAGGGTTATCTCCAATAATCAACATGACCACatacatgaaattattgatcaacCACAAGATGCATTTGGATGCATCCACAATCTTTACAAGAGTGTTGAAAATTTTAGTGATGGTGTTTTCTGGAACAATATTTGCAAGACAATGTTGCTTCGTCCGCGCAACCCTTGCGAGGCTATTTGCAAGAAGTTGAAGTTGAATTTAGATGATTCAGAATCCATTAGGTACTTCATGTGTGGAAGGTGTAATAAAAAGAGTGAATTGTTTTTGAGTACTTTTGTTGGTGCTAGTTGTTGCTCTTGTGGGAAATTGATGGACAAGGAAATGAAGTTGCATGGAGATTTTGGTGAAGAGGGTTTGGGTGATGGTGTTTTTGTTAAGAAGGGGAGTTTGTATTTGATTTTTGATGATTTGAAAGTGTTGCAAAACTCTCCTGGTAATTCTTTTCAAGAACTGCTCAAACTTGGTTACAAGAACTTGAATAAGTTTAAACAAATTTCATTGAATGTTGGCTTGAAAGAG ATTTTGGATTTGCTAAAGCAATCATTAATCTCAAACTCTCCTCTCACGGACATATTTTTGGCAAATAAAGAATGTAAAAAGATGTACACATTCTCACCAAAACAAGGACCAAAAGTTGAAAAATGGACCAACATAAAACTTAAACTAATGGtgagaaaatcaaagaagaagatcctataTGCTGAAGCTGAAGGAGATTTTATTGATTTTCTATTAAGTTTCCTCACAACACCAATTGGATCTATTCTAGAACAATTGAATGGAGATTTTTCTCTAGGAAGCATGCAAAATTTGCACAAAAGTGTGAAAGAGTTCAATCCATCATGGCTCATAAGACCTTTAGGTAATCCTTTACCAAATCCAAAAGTGGCTCCTCAATTTGGTTGTGAAAAGCAACCACTAGTAAATATTTATGAAGAAAAAACTCCAAGTTATTGGTATGGTAAAGGTGTGGTTAAAAATCATATATGTTATTCTAATGTGAATGGAGTGATTTCAAAGAAAAAAAGTGGTGTGAAAAATCCACAAGCAATGAAGCTTTTTGATCCAAGATCATCTTATGGTGGAATTGAATCTGGTTTGGGATTTGTGAAGAGGCCTTCACTTTTTGTTGTGTGGGATGATTTGCAAGTTACACCATTGGCTAATAGTTCAAGTATTTCATTTTTGCATAAGATGAATGTTTCATTAGATGATTTGGAGGAGCATGAAGTGAGCATTGGAGAAACTGAG GCATTGAACCTGTTGGGAGCTTCTTTGACTTCATCTAAAGAAGCTTTGACTGAAGGCTTGTTCCACATTCTCAAGAGGCCCAAAGAAGAAGATAGAGATTGA